In the genome of Deltaproteobacteria bacterium, one region contains:
- a CDS encoding DUF58 domain-containing protein, which yields MLPEPFTTKFLAQLEALRLRTRKEFLGSHPGSYSSPRRGTSLEFADYRRYAPGDDLRYLDWGIYARSDRLYVKVFREEVDLFAYVFIDASASMSFPSVAQKFRPASHIAAALSYVVLANHDHVKLHLLQGNSAAHASPFYRGRRRMADCVQFASQAAPSGTLDLAGSLGAHLQRIHRPGKAILVSDFLMPPSAYQSGLNLLRAFNLDIAAIQVLSRQELAPNFGSGTLELVDSESGATLRQQWDSKRSKNYQERLAHHNSEIRSFCHQSGIHYSLYVTDRDLGDFVLATLPKIGLFK from the coding sequence ATGCTTCCCGAGCCCTTCACCACGAAATTCTTGGCCCAGCTCGAAGCCCTGCGCCTGCGCACGCGCAAGGAGTTTCTCGGCAGCCATCCGGGCAGCTACTCTTCGCCGCGGCGCGGCACCAGTTTGGAATTTGCCGACTATCGCCGCTACGCCCCAGGCGACGATTTGCGTTATCTCGATTGGGGTATCTATGCGCGCAGCGATCGGCTTTACGTCAAGGTGTTCCGCGAAGAAGTCGACCTGTTCGCCTATGTTTTCATCGACGCCAGCGCGTCGATGAGCTTTCCTTCCGTCGCACAAAAATTTCGCCCCGCCAGCCACATCGCGGCAGCGCTCTCCTACGTCGTCCTGGCCAATCACGATCACGTTAAGCTGCATCTGCTGCAAGGAAACTCCGCCGCCCATGCGTCGCCCTTCTATCGCGGCCGGCGGCGCATGGCCGATTGCGTCCAGTTTGCCAGCCAAGCGGCGCCGAGCGGGACGTTGGATTTAGCGGGATCGTTGGGGGCGCACCTGCAGCGCATCCACCGTCCCGGCAAAGCGATCTTAGTGTCGGATTTCTTAATGCCACCGTCGGCCTATCAAAGCGGTCTGAATCTGTTGCGCGCATTCAATCTCGACATCGCCGCGATTCAAGTGTTGTCGCGCCAGGAGCTGGCACCGAACTTCGGGAGCGGCACGTTGGAATTGGTCGACAGCGAAAGCGGCGCAACCCTGCGCCAGCAATGGGACAGTAAGCGCAGCAAAAATTATCAAGAGCGCCTGGCGCACCATAACTCGGAGATCCGCAGCTTCTGCCATCAGAGCGGCATTCATTACTCACTGTACGTTACTGACAGAGACCTGGGTGACTTTGTGTTAGCGACCCTGCCCAAGATCGGCCTTTTCAAATAG
- the queC gene encoding 7-cyano-7-deazaguanine synthase QueC — MGKDAVILLSGGLDSATVAAMAKQQGFALHALSFRYGQRHVRELEAANKVTAFFGIQNHVVIDFDLRAIGGSALTDEIAVPKDRSHQEISQGIPSTYVPARNTIFLSFALALAERVEAQDIFFGANQLDYSGYPDCREEYIRAFEKMANLATKAGVEGKTKLRIHAPLLHMSKAEIIRAGAALGVDYALTWSCYDPQADARACGRCDSCQLRIKGFQAAGLRDPIQYAVSDV, encoded by the coding sequence ATGGGCAAAGACGCCGTTATCTTACTGAGCGGCGGCCTTGACTCAGCCACGGTGGCAGCCATGGCCAAACAGCAGGGCTTCGCGCTCCACGCCCTGAGCTTTCGCTACGGCCAGCGTCATGTGCGCGAGCTCGAAGCGGCGAATAAAGTAACCGCTTTCTTCGGCATCCAAAATCACGTGGTCATCGACTTCGATCTGCGCGCGATCGGCGGCTCGGCGCTCACCGATGAGATCGCCGTGCCCAAAGACAGATCGCACCAGGAAATCTCCCAAGGCATTCCATCAACCTACGTGCCGGCGCGTAACACGATTTTTCTCTCGTTCGCGCTGGCGCTGGCAGAGCGCGTTGAAGCGCAGGATATTTTTTTCGGCGCCAATCAGCTCGACTACAGCGGCTACCCCGATTGTCGCGAGGAATATATCCGCGCCTTCGAAAAGATGGCCAACCTCGCCACCAAAGCCGGCGTCGAGGGAAAAACTAAGCTGCGCATTCACGCGCCGCTTTTGCATATGAGCAAAGCCGAGATCATTCGCGCCGGCGCAGCGCTCGGCGTCGACTACGCTCTCACCTGGAGCTGCTACGACCCGCAAGCTGACGCGCGCGCCTGCGGCCGCTGTGATAGCTGTCAGCTGCGCATAAAAGGCTTCCAAGCCGCCGGTTTGCGCGATCCGATCCAATACGCCGTCTCGGACGTCTAA
- a CDS encoding rhodanese-like domain-containing protein, protein MMAGRLHLFLLTFAALAACALSPSFSAADPSKYPEYVQQKLPDEIKAEFISVDELVADIKAGKKPVIIDVRSAEEFREVHILGAVSAPIGEFNYYLASMPKDRPLVLY, encoded by the coding sequence ATGATGGCAGGCCGCCTACATCTCTTTCTCCTGACGTTCGCCGCGCTCGCGGCGTGTGCGTTGTCGCCGTCGTTCAGCGCCGCCGATCCGTCAAAGTATCCGGAGTACGTCCAGCAAAAATTGCCCGACGAAATCAAGGCGGAGTTTATCTCCGTCGACGAGCTAGTGGCCGATATCAAAGCCGGCAAGAAACCGGTGATCATCGATGTGCGCAGCGCAGAAGAGTTTCGCGAAGTGCATATCCTGGGCGCGGTCTCAGCGCCCATCGGCGAGTTCAACTATTATCTGGCCAGCATGCCCAAAGATCGGCCGCTGGTCTTGTATTGA
- a CDS encoding vitamin K epoxide reductase family protein: MAQPAKSKNANARSAPAVNAVKDGPNWLVFGLACVGMALSAYLTYSAWQEKLVAFCTAGSDCDVVLNSEWSRLFGIPTSLWGFLTYALIAAVAWNKRTQSQWQISWALAFFGLLFSLYLTFISFFQLRAACPYCLASLGLMAAIFVVVTMQKPERMRDSSWGPWLGKTAGVALVAIVALHLHFAGYWGKAPTIEDPWIRGLADHLTKIEAKFYGASWCPHCKDQKEMFGASAKRLPYVECSPAGPKGPVAEACKTAGVQSYPTWVIKGQRMTGTIALETLAQNSEYKFTETR; this comes from the coding sequence ATGGCTCAACCAGCCAAAAGCAAAAACGCCAACGCCCGATCGGCGCCCGCGGTCAACGCGGTGAAGGATGGGCCCAATTGGCTTGTCTTCGGTCTCGCTTGTGTCGGCATGGCGTTGAGCGCCTATCTCACCTACTCGGCGTGGCAAGAAAAGCTCGTGGCATTTTGCACCGCTGGCAGCGATTGCGACGTCGTGTTGAACAGCGAGTGGTCCAGATTGTTTGGAATACCGACGTCGCTGTGGGGCTTCTTGACCTACGCGCTGATCGCCGCCGTCGCCTGGAACAAGCGCACTCAATCGCAGTGGCAGATTTCCTGGGCGCTAGCGTTTTTCGGCTTGCTCTTTAGCCTCTATCTGACTTTCATCTCGTTCTTCCAACTAAGAGCAGCCTGCCCCTATTGTTTAGCTTCGCTCGGTCTGATGGCGGCGATCTTCGTCGTTGTCACCATGCAGAAGCCCGAGCGCATGCGCGATTCCAGCTGGGGCCCATGGCTCGGCAAAACCGCCGGCGTCGCGCTCGTTGCCATCGTTGCTTTGCATCTGCACTTTGCCGGCTATTGGGGCAAGGCACCGACCATCGAAGATCCCTGGATCCGCGGCCTCGCCGACCATTTGACCAAGATCGAAGCAAAATTTTACGGCGCCTCGTGGTGCCCGCACTGTAAAGACCAAAAAGAAATGTTCGGCGCATCGGCCAAGCGCCTGCCCTACGTGGAGTGCAGCCCGGCAGGACCGAAGGGACCCGTCGCCGAAGCGTGCAAGACCGCCGGTGTGCAGAGCTATCCGACCTGGGTGATCAAAGGCCAGCGCATGACCGGCACCATCGCGCTGGAGACGCTGGCACAGAATAGCGAGTACAAATTTACCGAAACTCGGTGA
- a CDS encoding SCO family protein, with amino-acid sequence MPLSKTRLLLLGFFVTTLAIGLGTLLWLNFAPKRVAGWNQLPGQQPLEGLNRHNVVPDFTLTERSGKPIALANLQGKVWIADFIYTTCTDTCPLQSAEMAKLQSELADVTNLRLVSFSVDPTKDTPAVLQAYAARFKADAERWLFLTGDKEQISNLVQGGFRLSAAPLKQDGTDTVILHSPRFVLVDSTATIRGYYDSREPDALLRLKQDLRALVKE; translated from the coding sequence ATGCCTCTATCTAAAACGCGCCTCTTACTATTGGGGTTCTTCGTGACGACGCTAGCGATCGGGCTGGGGACCCTCCTGTGGCTTAACTTCGCGCCCAAGCGCGTCGCCGGCTGGAATCAACTGCCCGGTCAACAACCGCTTGAGGGGTTGAATCGCCACAACGTCGTACCCGACTTCACCCTCACCGAGCGCAGCGGCAAGCCAATCGCGCTCGCTAACCTGCAGGGCAAAGTTTGGATCGCCGATTTTATCTACACCACTTGCACCGACACCTGTCCGCTGCAAAGCGCAGAGATGGCCAAGCTGCAATCGGAGCTTGCCGACGTGACCAACCTCCGACTGGTCTCTTTCTCCGTCGATCCGACCAAGGACACACCGGCGGTGCTGCAGGCCTACGCAGCGCGCTTCAAAGCCGACGCCGAACGCTGGCTATTTCTCACGGGGGACAAAGAGCAGATATCCAATCTGGTTCAAGGCGGCTTTCGCTTGAGCGCGGCGCCGTTGAAGCAAGACGGCACCGATACGGTTATTCTCCACAGCCCGCGCTTTGTTCTGGTTGATAGCACGGCGACGATCCGTGGCTACTACGATAGCCGCGAGCCGGATGCCCTGCTGCGATTGAAACAAGATCTACGCGCGCTGGTAAAGGAGTAA
- a CDS encoding radical SAM protein has translation MADFLSAKEIFDWQPYNLPGNSAAQMARARQRMIDQGQWHDGQILGRRGAVGCVSLEITQRCNLDCTYCYLSETSEALKDIPLEEVFRRIDLIRTHYGENTDVQISGGDPTVRKREELAAIVRYARASGLRPSLFTNGIRASRELLSQLCDAGLIDVAFHVDLTQERKGYTTERSLNAVRKEYVDRARGLPLSVFFNTTVYPGNFHEVPELVQFFVAHSDVVRLCSFQVGADTGRGLERERVTVNPYTVMQAIQMGAGCALNFGAVSAGHARCNRVAYGLVINGKVFDFLADGESAGKVIANTAHVVFDRQDKAKTVWRMTRAIAARPDLAAGFLHRAVSFAWKAGADLIAARGRIGKLTFFIHNFMDADRLERERCEACSFMVMTPDGPMSMCVHNAKRDRYLLVAAQVKRGDKTVYWNPVTGQTQEHRPGHLDVSLSRKNARGRAKKFVEPVRIAGEAGQSRAKSADAAEDTL, from the coding sequence ATGGCGGATTTCCTGAGCGCAAAGGAAATTTTCGATTGGCAGCCCTACAATCTGCCCGGCAATAGCGCCGCGCAGATGGCGCGGGCGCGCCAGCGCATGATCGACCAGGGGCAATGGCACGACGGCCAAATCCTTGGCCGACGCGGCGCTGTGGGCTGTGTGTCTTTAGAAATCACCCAGCGCTGCAATCTCGATTGCACTTACTGCTATCTCTCGGAGACTTCGGAAGCGCTCAAAGATATTCCGCTTGAGGAAGTGTTTCGCCGCATCGATCTGATTCGCACCCACTATGGCGAAAACACCGACGTGCAAATCTCCGGAGGCGATCCCACAGTGCGCAAGCGCGAAGAACTGGCGGCGATCGTGCGCTACGCGCGCGCAAGCGGGTTGCGGCCGTCGCTATTTACTAACGGCATTCGTGCCTCGCGCGAGTTGCTGTCGCAATTGTGTGACGCCGGGCTGATCGACGTCGCCTTTCACGTCGACCTCACCCAGGAACGCAAAGGCTATACAACCGAAAGGAGTCTCAACGCGGTGCGTAAGGAATATGTCGATCGCGCCCGCGGCTTGCCCTTGTCGGTGTTTTTCAACACCACGGTCTATCCTGGCAATTTTCACGAAGTGCCGGAGTTGGTGCAGTTTTTTGTCGCGCACAGCGACGTGGTTCGGTTGTGCTCCTTCCAGGTCGGAGCAGATACCGGGCGTGGCTTAGAGCGCGAGCGGGTGACCGTCAACCCCTACACAGTCATGCAAGCGATTCAAATGGGTGCTGGATGTGCGCTAAATTTTGGCGCAGTCAGCGCCGGCCACGCGCGCTGCAATCGTGTCGCCTACGGTTTGGTGATCAACGGTAAAGTCTTCGACTTTCTCGCCGACGGCGAATCCGCCGGCAAAGTGATCGCCAATACCGCTCACGTGGTGTTCGATCGGCAAGACAAAGCCAAAACGGTTTGGCGCATGACGCGGGCCATCGCAGCGCGCCCAGACTTGGCGGCGGGCTTCCTTCATCGTGCCGTCTCGTTTGCCTGGAAGGCGGGCGCCGATTTGATCGCCGCCCGCGGCCGCATCGGTAAGCTGACATTTTTTATTCACAATTTCATGGACGCAGACCGGCTCGAGCGGGAGCGCTGCGAGGCCTGTTCGTTTATGGTGATGACGCCCGACGGTCCCATGTCGATGTGCGTGCACAACGCCAAGCGCGATCGCTATCTATTGGTCGCCGCGCAAGTGAAGCGGGGCGACAAGACCGTGTACTGGAATCCTGTCACCGGCCAGACCCAAGAGCACAGGCCAGGGCACCTCGATGTGTCGTTGAGCCGGAAGAACGCCCGCGGGCGGGCGAAAAAATTTGTCGAACCAGTCAGGATTGCCGGCGAAGCCGGCCAATCTCGCGCAAAAAGCGCAGACGCCGCAGAAGATACTCTATGA
- a CDS encoding DUF547 domain-containing protein yields the protein MTKIFLSWGFLFLVGCAAVPRPSLVEPAAGDPPYSAWQRVLERHVDNQGRVNFAAVARERAELDRFVAWVYDNGPNNRLEKFPTKNHVLAYHLNAYNALAMHKVIEKGIPETLAGLRKIAFFFFGKVQVGGEPMSLYAYERDIIRPLGDPRIHVALNCMSVGCPRLPREPFLPERLEEQLEREAKLFFNEARNVQVDDSQRTAKYSEILDFYTVDFLLKAPSLTAYVNRYRDTPVPENYAVGFVPYDWTINRQPGN from the coding sequence ATGACGAAGATTTTTTTGAGCTGGGGCTTTTTGTTTCTTGTCGGTTGTGCCGCCGTGCCGCGGCCCAGTTTGGTCGAACCCGCGGCTGGCGATCCGCCTTATTCGGCTTGGCAGCGCGTCTTGGAGCGGCACGTTGACAACCAGGGGCGGGTTAACTTCGCCGCGGTGGCGCGTGAGCGCGCGGAGCTCGACCGCTTCGTGGCCTGGGTGTACGACAACGGGCCGAACAATCGGCTGGAAAAATTTCCAACGAAGAATCACGTGTTGGCGTACCACTTGAATGCGTACAACGCGCTGGCGATGCATAAGGTCATTGAGAAGGGCATACCAGAAACTTTGGCGGGGCTGCGCAAAATCGCCTTTTTCTTTTTCGGAAAGGTGCAGGTGGGCGGTGAGCCGATGAGCCTGTACGCCTATGAAAGAGATATCATCCGGCCGTTGGGCGATCCGCGTATCCATGTCGCTTTGAACTGCATGTCGGTGGGCTGCCCGCGGTTGCCGCGCGAGCCGTTTTTGCCCGAGCGCCTCGAGGAGCAGCTCGAGCGCGAAGCCAAACTTTTCTTCAACGAGGCGCGCAACGTGCAGGTGGACGACAGCCAGCGAACCGCGAAATATTCTGAGATCCTCGATTTTTACACGGTCGACTTTCTCCTCAAGGCGCCGTCGTTGACCGCCTACGTCAATCGCTACCGCGACACTCCCGTACCGGAAAATTACGCGGTTGGCTTTGTCCCCTACGATTGGACGATCAACCGGCAGCCGGGAAATTAA
- a CDS encoding DoxX family membrane protein gives MRSVLRLFFVALLAASALGKLLDMPGFYAIVGSYQALPEEWTPFAAWALTLVELALALWLLSEKSLRRAALATCAIHAFYFVWLSVTLLRGLDLPNCGCFGVYWARPLRWHTPLEDLVLFVLAFLLLRRTADRENS, from the coding sequence ATGCGCTCGGTGCTGCGGCTCTTTTTTGTTGCACTTTTGGCTGCGTCCGCGCTTGGCAAGTTGCTCGATATGCCGGGCTTCTACGCCATCGTGGGCAGCTATCAAGCATTGCCAGAAGAATGGACTCCTTTCGCGGCGTGGGCGTTGACCCTCGTCGAGCTCGCTTTGGCGCTCTGGTTACTCAGCGAAAAATCGCTGCGCCGAGCGGCGCTGGCGACCTGCGCCATCCATGCATTCTATTTCGTTTGGTTGTCGGTAACGTTGCTGCGGGGATTGGATTTGCCGAACTGCGGATGTTTCGGCGTGTACTGGGCGCGGCCGCTGCGCTGGCACACGCCGCTTGAGGACTTGGTGCTGTTTGTTCTGGCGTTCTTACTCTTGCGCCGAACAGCTGACCGAGAAAATAGTTAG
- a CDS encoding VOC family protein, with protein sequence MQGMRHVALKVKDVARSKRFYRELFGMEIVWEPDPQNVYLSSGCDNIAIHEVTADYAENAAERQLDHIGFVVESIERVKELEKDFIAHGVKIVHPFKIHRDGSASFYCADPDGVVIQLLYEPTLSQQKFR encoded by the coding sequence ATTCAGGGAATGCGTCACGTCGCTCTCAAAGTAAAGGACGTGGCGCGCTCGAAGCGTTTTTATCGGGAACTATTCGGCATGGAGATCGTTTGGGAGCCCGACCCGCAGAACGTTTACTTGTCCTCTGGCTGCGACAACATCGCGATTCATGAGGTCACTGCTGACTATGCGGAGAACGCCGCCGAAAGGCAGCTCGATCACATCGGCTTTGTCGTCGAGAGCATCGAGCGGGTCAAAGAGCTAGAAAAAGACTTCATCGCCCACGGTGTCAAGATCGTCCACCCCTTCAAGATTCACCGCGACGGCAGCGCGTCTTTCTACTGCGCCGACCCGGATGGCGTCGTCATCCAGTTACTTTACGAGCCGACCTTGAGTCAGCAGAAATTTCGTTAA
- the amrS gene encoding AmmeMemoRadiSam system radical SAM enzyme, protein MKEALWWHADTDGKILCTLCPRFCRLGEGQAGFCYIRKNVGGKLYSLGYGTATGFAVDPIEKKPLNHFLPGSEILSFGTAGCNLGCRFCQNWNISKAKLDEAESRAVTPEIVVQLAQRNRVPSIAFTYNDPVIWGEFVIDISRLARETGLKSVMVTAGYITPEARPDVFRYVDAANVDLKAFTERFYRKVTFSHLDPVLDTLKWLKNETDIWFEITNLLIPGENDDVDETKRLCDWVVENLGDSVPLHFTAFHPDFKLTDRPRTPAATLTCARRIAQAAGVRYSYVGNVHDDEGQTTYCPSCRRALIRRLWHDLLEYHLAGNRCPCGAAIAGRFSVDTAALARSVRRPRRV, encoded by the coding sequence ATGAAAGAAGCCCTTTGGTGGCACGCCGACACGGACGGCAAGATTCTGTGCACGCTTTGCCCGCGCTTTTGCCGCCTGGGCGAGGGCCAAGCGGGCTTTTGTTATATTCGCAAGAACGTTGGCGGCAAGCTCTATTCTCTCGGTTACGGCACTGCCACCGGCTTTGCGGTCGATCCCATCGAGAAAAAGCCGCTCAATCATTTCCTGCCTGGCAGTGAGATTCTCAGTTTCGGCACGGCCGGCTGCAACCTCGGTTGCCGCTTTTGTCAGAACTGGAACATCAGCAAGGCCAAGCTCGATGAAGCCGAGAGTCGAGCGGTAACGCCTGAGATTGTCGTTCAGTTGGCGCAGAGAAATCGCGTGCCGAGCATTGCCTTTACTTATAACGATCCAGTCATCTGGGGTGAGTTTGTCATCGACATTTCACGGTTAGCGCGAGAAACCGGCCTGAAGAGCGTCATGGTGACGGCAGGCTACATTACGCCGGAAGCCCGCCCAGACGTGTTTCGCTATGTCGATGCGGCGAACGTCGATCTGAAAGCTTTCACCGAGCGTTTCTACCGTAAGGTAACGTTTTCCCACCTCGATCCGGTGCTCGATACGCTCAAGTGGTTGAAAAACGAAACGGATATTTGGTTTGAGATTACCAATTTGCTGATTCCCGGCGAAAACGACGATGTCGATGAAACCAAACGGTTATGCGATTGGGTGGTGGAGAATCTAGGCGATTCGGTGCCGCTTCACTTCACGGCGTTTCATCCCGACTTCAAACTCACCGACCGGCCGCGCACCCCGGCGGCAACACTGACATGCGCGCGGCGAATTGCCCAAGCGGCGGGCGTTCGTTATAGCTACGTCGGTAATGTCCATGACGACGAAGGACAGACAACCTATTGTCCCTCTTGCCGGCGCGCTTTGATTCGCCGCTTGTGGCACGATCTGCTTGAGTATCACCTCGCCGGCAATCGCTGCCCTTGTGGCGCGGCGATTGCCGGTCGGTTTTCTGTGGATACTGCGGCTCTCGCTCGTTCGGTGCGCAGGCCGCGCCGAGTCTGA
- the ptsP gene encoding phosphoenolpyruvate--protein phosphotransferase, with translation MAKAKKTSGNSAHPHLTILEDISTLITHSQDLQETLDSIVATVADRMQTEVCSLYIYDAQKKRLTLWATRGLDEESIGKVTMGTGEGLTGLVIEHMKPVAVIDALKHPRYKYFPETHEEHFHSFLGVPLFEQKKPIGVLVVQTSRRRKFAQDEIRLLTTISAQVSSIIVQARLADSLKTKEQERKEYQKRMVDAMRRLRSYEGRRREKKPSKTQQGWRGRLMGLAASPGFGRGPAYVLEPRMELSAIPKRKAKDSEREMERFRAAVERGIEHINVVKNRMANLISKEEGAIFDVYRLILEDPAIIQGIEAQIRKEGHTAEYAVRVVFEGYLQTIAKIDDDYLRERTIDVKDAAQRLLENLSGTAPGSIDVPDYAVLVAQDLSPADLSMLEGDKFKGIVLATGGVTSHASILAKSFEIPSVVAIDGLMESVHQGDLLIVDGNSGGVYVNPGQEVIREYDRLERDYEKLNRELGELKDLPAETSDGRRVSLYANVGLLSDVAFAALHGAQGVGLYRTEIPFLAHRDFPSEEEQYLLYKRVVEGMGDRPVTIRTLDIGADKYPTYMRSIGTEPNPFLGWRSIRISLEVEEIFKTQLRAILRVGDLGRVRLLIPMISSLEEITKVKELLNEAKDELSREGTPFDRQMEIGVMVEVPSAVQLADRFLREVDFLSIGTNDLIQYILAVDRSNRKVADLYEPLHPAVLAALKSTIDAGRREGKRVGMCGEMAGDPMCAILLLGMGLEEFSMGSLYIPVIKRAIRSISYQAAKSAASIVLQMDTVGEIKRYLFEQMRELGMVELLEMYH, from the coding sequence ATGGCCAAAGCGAAAAAGACCAGCGGTAATAGCGCCCATCCGCATCTGACTATCCTTGAGGATATCAGCACGCTGATTACGCATTCGCAGGACCTGCAGGAGACCCTCGATAGTATTGTCGCCACGGTCGCCGATCGGATGCAGACCGAGGTCTGTTCGCTGTATATCTACGACGCGCAGAAAAAACGGCTGACGCTGTGGGCCACGCGAGGCCTCGATGAGGAATCGATCGGCAAAGTAACCATGGGCACGGGCGAGGGTCTGACCGGTCTTGTCATCGAGCACATGAAACCGGTGGCGGTGATCGATGCCCTGAAGCACCCGCGCTACAAATATTTTCCGGAAACCCACGAAGAGCACTTCCATTCGTTTTTGGGCGTGCCGCTTTTCGAGCAAAAAAAACCAATCGGGGTTTTGGTCGTGCAGACTTCGCGACGGCGCAAGTTTGCGCAGGATGAAATTCGCTTGTTGACAACGATCTCGGCGCAGGTGTCGAGCATCATCGTGCAGGCGCGGCTCGCGGACTCGCTCAAGACCAAGGAACAGGAGCGCAAGGAGTACCAAAAGCGCATGGTCGACGCCATGCGTCGGCTGCGCTCCTACGAGGGCCGGCGCAGAGAGAAGAAGCCGTCGAAGACGCAGCAGGGCTGGCGCGGCCGTTTGATGGGGCTGGCGGCGTCGCCGGGCTTTGGCCGTGGGCCAGCGTACGTGCTTGAGCCGCGCATGGAGCTGAGCGCGATTCCGAAAAGAAAAGCGAAGGATAGCGAGCGCGAGATGGAGCGCTTTCGCGCGGCGGTGGAACGGGGCATCGAGCATATCAACGTCGTCAAGAACCGCATGGCCAATTTGATCTCTAAAGAAGAGGGCGCGATCTTCGACGTTTATCGTCTGATCTTGGAAGACCCGGCGATCATTCAAGGCATCGAAGCGCAGATTCGCAAAGAAGGGCACACAGCTGAGTATGCCGTGCGCGTCGTTTTCGAAGGTTATCTGCAAACGATTGCCAAGATCGACGACGATTATCTGCGCGAACGCACCATCGACGTGAAAGACGCGGCGCAACGCCTATTGGAAAATCTTTCGGGTACGGCGCCCGGCTCGATTGATGTTCCAGATTACGCGGTGCTGGTGGCTCAGGATCTCTCGCCGGCGGATCTGAGCATGCTGGAAGGCGACAAGTTCAAAGGCATTGTTTTGGCCACGGGTGGCGTCACTTCACATGCGTCGATCTTGGCCAAGTCGTTCGAGATCCCCAGCGTGGTCGCCATCGATGGCTTGATGGAGTCGGTGCATCAGGGCGATTTGCTGATCGTCGATGGCAACTCGGGCGGCGTTTATGTCAATCCCGGTCAGGAAGTGATCCGCGAATACGATCGTCTGGAACGCGATTACGAAAAGCTCAACCGCGAACTGGGGGAGCTGAAGGACTTGCCGGCGGAAACGTCGGACGGCCGCCGCGTTTCACTTTACGCCAACGTCGGGCTGCTGAGCGATGTTGCCTTTGCCGCATTACACGGCGCCCAGGGCGTCGGCCTCTATCGCACGGAGATACCGTTTCTCGCGCATCGCGATTTCCCCAGCGAAGAAGAGCAATACTTGCTCTACAAGCGGGTGGTCGAGGGCATGGGCGACCGGCCGGTGACCATTCGCACATTGGATATCGGAGCTGACAAATATCCGACCTACATGCGCAGCATCGGAACCGAGCCCAATCCGTTTTTGGGTTGGCGGTCGATTCGCATTTCGCTCGAGGTCGAAGAGATTTTCAAAACCCAACTGCGGGCGATTCTACGCGTCGGCGACTTGGGGCGGGTGCGCTTGCTAATTCCAATGATCTCGAGCCTCGAAGAGATCACCAAAGTCAAAGAACTCCTGAACGAAGCCAAAGACGAGTTGAGCCGCGAAGGGACACCGTTCGACCGGCAAATGGAGATCGGCGTCATGGTGGAAGTTCCCTCCGCTGTGCAGCTAGCGGACCGGTTCCTCCGCGAAGTCGATTTTTTGAGCATCGGCACCAACGATCTGATCCAATACATCCTGGCTGTCGACCGGAGCAATCGCAAAGTCGCCGATCTTTACGAGCCGCTGCATCCGGCGGTGCTGGCAGCGTTGAAATCGACGATTGATGCCGGGCGGCGCGAAGGCAAGCGCGTCGGCATGTGCGGCGAAATGGCCGGCGATCCGATGTGTGCGATTTTGCTCCTCGGCATGGGCTTGGAAGAGTTCAGCATGGGCTCCCTTTATATTCCGGTTATCAAGCGGGCGATCCGCTCGATATCCTACCAGGCCGCTAAATCCGCAGCTTCCATCGTCCTGCAAATGGACACCGTCGGTGAGATAAAGCGCTATCTTTTCGAGCAGATGCGTGAGCTGGGCATGGTCGAGTTGCTGGAAATGTACCATTAG
- a CDS encoding (2Fe-2S) ferredoxin domain-containing protein — MKQTCLVCLNIDCKSRGAEGLMKELESRIKAKGLNDVEVKQYMCFGACQEGPNVVVYPEKSWYAHVKTEDLDDIVAHLAGGPHVQRLDTIDSSLKDLIYQLLDTGVF; from the coding sequence GTGAAGCAGACTTGTCTTGTCTGTCTGAATATCGATTGTAAGTCGCGCGGTGCTGAAGGGTTGATGAAAGAGCTCGAAAGTCGCATCAAAGCCAAAGGCCTCAATGATGTCGAGGTGAAACAGTACATGTGTTTTGGCGCCTGCCAGGAAGGGCCGAACGTGGTCGTTTATCCGGAAAAAAGTTGGTATGCCCACGTCAAGACCGAAGACTTGGACGACATCGTCGCGCACCTGGCTGGCGGACCGCATGTGCAGCGGCTCGACACCATAGACTCGTCTCTCAAGGATTTGATTTATCAGCTTCTCGACACGGGAGTGTTCTAA